A segment of the Pseudomonas versuta genome:
GGGGCTCAGGCGCGAGGGGGCCTTGACCTGTACCAAGGGCAAATGCAGGGTAAAACTGCTGCCCAGGCCCGGCTCGCTGACCAACCGCATGGTGCCGTTCATCAAGTGCATGAGGCGCTTGCAAATGGATAGCCCCAGCCCCGTACCCGCGACCACGTGCTGGGCAGACTCCACTTGATAAAAGGGCTCGAACAAGTGGGCCTGTTCTTCATGGGCGATCCCTTTACCGGTATCCGAGACCTGCCAGTGCAACATGACCCGTTCATCATCGCGGCTGTCCATTTTCAGGCGCAGCACGACTTTTCCGTAGTCGGTGAATTTCAGAGCGTTGTTGAGCAGGTTGTTGAGGATCTGGCGGATACGGGTGACATCCCCGCTGAGCCACTCGGGCACCGTCGAATCAATCAGGGCAAACAGCTGCAGGCCCTTGGCCTGGGCAGCACCGTTGTATCCCTGAATAACCTCCTCGATCAATTCCATCGGGCTGAAGGTGGTGAGCTCAAGCTGCAGTTGGCCCGCCTCAATGCGCGACACATCCAGTACGTCGCAAATCAGTTGCAACAGATTGCCGGAAGAGCGCTCGATGGCTTTTAAATAGTTGTTTTGCTGATCGTTGAGATCGGTGCGCGCCAGCAATTCAAGGGTGCCTAAAACACCATACAAAGGCGTACGGATTTCATGGCTCATGGTCGCCAGAAACAAGGTCTTGGCCTCATTGGCCCGATCCGCCAGCTGTCGGGCACGCTCCAGCGTCACTTCTATCTGTTTGCGCGCACTTATGTCGCTGAACGCACAAATCAGCACGTCTTCACTTTTGTAACGGGTCGGAGCAAACGCGAGGTTAAGAAGACGACCATCTTCCATCTCAATTTCATCGCTGTTGCTCAGGTCGGGCTCTTCAAAAGCGCGATGAATCCAGCCATGGCACAACTTGCCACGCTCACTGCTACTGCCTAACCACTGTTGCGACAGCGAGTTTTCCAGTACCACCGTGCCGTCCGTGCGGCGAATGACGCACAAGGCGACCGGCGCGACCTGCAATGCAGCTCGACTGAAGGCTTCACTTTCAACCAGCGCCTGGATCCGGTTTTCGCCCGGAGTAATCAGGCGCCGGTCGATGCGCACGATCAAAAAGCGCAGCCCGATGCAGACGGCAATAAACAGCAGAACACAAGCCGCCAAAGGCCAGCCCAATACTGGCAGCAACGATTTAATGTCCACGGCATAGACGATTTGCCAGCCTGAATAACCCAGTTTTTTGCGGATCGCCAGGCTGTCGGCGAACCACCCTGAACCAATAAAGCCAAACGAATTTTTGGCTTCCAGGGCGTGCAATGAATCCACCAGGGTGGACTGCGCAGCATTGGTGAAAATGATCTGCCCCTGCGCGTCCAGCAACATGAAATCGCCAGCGCTGTCACTGCGTAATGCCTCGATAAGGTCCGGCACTTCAACTTCAATGCCCAACCAGCCGGAAGACAGATTGCGGCTATCAAGGCGTGCGAATAAATAGAACGGGGAGTCCAGTACTTTGTTGTCGGTCAGCCAGAGGTCATCATCAAAGGAATACGCCCTGTCGCCCTCCTCGGCCAAACGTTGCAACACCACCCGGGGCAAGGATTCCACGCCGGGGGACGCGTCAAACAGACGTACCACCTCGGGTTGATCGGTTGGCGGGACGTACAGCAGATTGACTTTGCTCTCGTGCAGATAGTCCATCATTCGTCGGGTAAGCCACAGGCTCCAATGGCCCGCATCGCTGCCCAGACTGATTTTGATCTCTTCTTGCGGATCGACACTGCCAGGCGTTTGAGACTGTGCGATGTCAGGCACCGTTGCCAGGACCAGACTTTTGAGCAGGGTCTGGCGGCTGACGAAAAAATCCTGAGCGTTGAACACCGCCTCGTTCATGATGCTGCGGCGCTGGGACACTTCTTCGTTAAAGACTGCCCGCAGGTATACGAACGAGCTCGCGAAAACCGCAACTAAGAGGCCGCAGGCAAAAAGATGGAGAAGTTGTCGGGCGGCTTGGGGAGTGGATTTCATGCCCCAAGCCTGAGGCCGGGGCATGACAAAAATAATCAGACAATTCCTGAAAGCACTCCCCCCGTAGCCGCTGACGAGGAACGAGGCTGCGTGCGGCGACGCCTACAAGAAATGCGCTACAGGGTTAAGCCGGGCGAACCGCGCTCAAATCCATATGCCCGTCTTTCATCGGCGGGCACCAGTAATAACCGCCGCTCAATGGCCGGCTATAACGGTAGAGGCCGTCAACAATGCCGTCTTCAAGGCCGCTCATGCGACGCAACTGGACTTCAAAGGCATTCAGGGTCCGGCTGAACGAGACAAACATCAGCCCGGACTTGCCGTTTTCCGTCCACGGCATGGAGCGACGCACGGTGAAGGCCTCGGGCGAGAAGCTCTCCTGGGCGGTGCGTTTGACGTGGGCCGAAGCCGGTGCGTCTTCAAGCTCTTCGTTATCGCTCAGGCGACGGCCGATGATGTTGTCCTGCTCGGCCTGGGGCAGCGCGGCAAAACCGTTCAGATCATGCTGCCACTGCTGCACCGCGACAAAACAGCCACCGTCCAGGCCAGGGCCGGCATTGGCGACAATGGCCGCTTCTACCGCGGCTTCGTCCACCGGGTTTTCGGTGCCGTCTTCATAGCCGGTCAGGTCTCGGTCGGAGCCGTAGCGGAAACCTTCGGTCACTTGCAGCATGTTGAACGCAGGCGCCAGCGCGGTCTCGATCTTCTGACTGCGATGCAGCAGTTCGCCGCGGTCATCACCCAACAACCACAACCACAGGGCGTGCTGGGTCGACGGGTTTTCAACCATGGCATTGAGTGCCGGGAACACGCGCAGCCCCTGAATTTTCGCGCCCAGGGCCATTACCAGCGGCGACCCGAAGCCTGCCACTACGCTTTTGCCATCCACCCATTGCGACAAAACGTCGAGCGCTGCCGGCAGTGCTTCTACCGACCTGAGGGCGAAAAACATGTAGCGCCCCTGAGAGGGCACGGGTTTGGCGAGAATGCCGGGCTGGTAAAGACTCATAGAAACTCCTTCAGAAAAGCCGGGAGTTTACCCTTGCAGCAGCGCCTTTTCGCAGATCGGGGGGTTATTTTTGTTAAGGACTACGCTAGGTGTGCATAGCGTTTGCCCGCACAGTCAAAAAAACG
Coding sequences within it:
- a CDS encoding ATP-binding protein, yielding MKSTPQAARQLLHLFACGLLVAVFASSFVYLRAVFNEEVSQRRSIMNEAVFNAQDFFVSRQTLLKSLVLATVPDIAQSQTPGSVDPQEEIKISLGSDAGHWSLWLTRRMMDYLHESKVNLLYVPPTDQPEVVRLFDASPGVESLPRVVLQRLAEEGDRAYSFDDDLWLTDNKVLDSPFYLFARLDSRNLSSGWLGIEVEVPDLIEALRSDSAGDFMLLDAQGQIIFTNAAQSTLVDSLHALEAKNSFGFIGSGWFADSLAIRKKLGYSGWQIVYAVDIKSLLPVLGWPLAACVLLFIAVCIGLRFLIVRIDRRLITPGENRIQALVESEAFSRAALQVAPVALCVIRRTDGTVVLENSLSQQWLGSSSERGKLCHGWIHRAFEEPDLSNSDEIEMEDGRLLNLAFAPTRYKSEDVLICAFSDISARKQIEVTLERARQLADRANEAKTLFLATMSHEIRTPLYGVLGTLELLARTDLNDQQNNYLKAIERSSGNLLQLICDVLDVSRIEAGQLQLELTTFSPMELIEEVIQGYNGAAQAKGLQLFALIDSTVPEWLSGDVTRIRQILNNLLNNALKFTDYGKVVLRLKMDSRDDERVMLHWQVSDTGKGIAHEEQAHLFEPFYQVESAQHVVAGTGLGLSICKRLMHLMNGTMRLVSEPGLGSSFTLHLPLVQVKAPSRLSPLGELSSSVVYVVSPLRELAECYCAWLRRWGARAHLGVPKQGDALDDAVLLELHPGSARQLLEPDWTGPLVVAASDSSQPLSTGNPCWHADLNSLQDVYRALCEAQGMRTDSHLKTAAARAELNLGLRILVAEDNVINQLILRDQLQELGCTVTLASDGLEALELWQQGTFDLILTDVNMPRMNGYELAARLRAMNITEPIIGATAKAMPDDSERCLSAGMNHCLIKPFTLHTLYNCLQHF
- a CDS encoding Dyp-type peroxidase, with the translated sequence MSLYQPGILAKPVPSQGRYMFFALRSVEALPAALDVLSQWVDGKSVVAGFGSPLVMALGAKIQGLRVFPALNAMVENPSTQHALWLWLLGDDRGELLHRSQKIETALAPAFNMLQVTEGFRYGSDRDLTGYEDGTENPVDEAAVEAAIVANAGPGLDGGCFVAVQQWQHDLNGFAALPQAEQDNIIGRRLSDNEELEDAPASAHVKRTAQESFSPEAFTVRRSMPWTENGKSGLMFVSFSRTLNAFEVQLRRMSGLEDGIVDGLYRYSRPLSGGYYWCPPMKDGHMDLSAVRPA